Proteins encoded in a region of the Raphanus sativus cultivar WK10039 chromosome 8, ASM80110v3, whole genome shotgun sequence genome:
- the LOC108822559 gene encoding glyceraldehyde-3-phosphate dehydrogenase GAPB, chloroplastic yields the protein MATHSALAVSRIPVKPRQQSKSAIHSFPAQCSSKRLEVAAFSGLRVSNNGGEASFFDAIAAQITPKAVGTSTPVRGETVAKLKVAINGFGRIGRNFLRCWHGRKDSPLEVVVLNDSGGVKNASHLLKYDSMLGTFKADVKIVDNETISVDGKLIKVVSNRDPLKLPWAELGIDIVIEGTGVFVDGPGAGKHIQAGASKVIITAPAKGADIPTYVVGVNEQDYSHEVANIISNASCTTNCLAPFAKVLDEEFGIVKGTMTTTHSYTGDQRLLDASHRDLRRARAAALNIVPTSTGAAKAVSLVLPQLKGKLNGIALRVPTPNVSVVDLVINVEKKGLTAEDVNDAFRKAAAGPLKGVLDVCDTPLVSCDFRCSDVSTTIDSSLTMVMGDDMVKVVAWYDNEWGYSQRVVDLAHLVAAKWPGEVAAGSGDPLEDFCKTNPADEECKVYEA from the exons ATGGCCACACATTCAGCTCTTGCCGTCTCCAGAATCCCTGTCAAACCGAGGCAGCAGTCTAAGAGTGCCATTCACTCTTTCCCAGCTCAATGTTCCTCCAAG AGGCTAGAAGTGGCTGCATTCTCCGGCCTGCGAGTCAGCAACAACGGTGGGGAAGCATCTTTCTTTGATGCCATAGCTGCACAAATCACCCCCAAG GCTGTGGGAACATCCACTCCTGTTAGAGGAGAGACAGTGGCAAAACTGAAGGTTGCCATCAATGGGTTTGGAAGGATTGGTAGGAACTTCCTCAGGTGTTGGCACGGCCGCAAGGACTCTCCTCTCGAAGTTGTTGTGCTTAACGACAGTGGTGGTGTCAAGAAC GCATCCCACTTGCTCAAGTATGACTCCATGCTTGGAACCTTCAAGGCCGATGTGAAAATAGTCGACAATGAAACTATCAGCGTTGATGGCAAGCTCATCAAAGTCGTCTCAAACAGAGATCCTCTTAAGCTTCCATGGGCTGAGCTCGGCATTGACATTGTCATCGAG gGAACAGGAGTGTTTGTTGATGGGCCAGGAGCAGGGAAGCACATCCAAGCTGGAGCCTCGAAAGTGATCATCACAGCACCAGCTAAAGGTGCTGATATCCCAACCTATGTTGTGGGAGTCAATGAACAAGACTATTCTCATGAAGTTGCTAACATCATTAG CAATGCATCTTGCACCACCAACTGTTTGGCTCCCTTTGCGAAAGTTTTGGATGAAGAATTTG GAATCGTCAAGGGGACAATGACAACGACACACTCTTACACCGGAGACCAA AGGCTCCTAGATGCATCACACAGGGACCTAAGGCGTGCAAGAGCCGCAGCACTGAACATTGTACCTACTAGCACAGGTGCAGCAAAGGCGGTGTCGTTGGTGCTCCCCCAGCTGAAGGGTAAACTCAACGGCATTGCACTCCGTGTGCCGACCCCAAACGTCTCTGTGGTTGACCTTGTTATAAACGTTGAGAAGAAAGGTTTGACAGCTGAAGACGTTAACGACGCCTTCAGAAAAGCGGCCGCTGGACCGCTCAAGGGCGTTTTAGACGTCTGCGACACGCCACTTGTCTCTTGTGACTTCAGGTGCTCTGATGTCTCAACCACCATTGATTCGTCCCTCACAATGGTCATGGGTGATGATATGGTCAAGGTGGTCGCCTGGTACGACAACGAGTGGGGTTACAG CCAAAGAGTAGTGGATTTGGCTCACCTTGTGGCTGCCAAGTGGCCGGGAGAGGTTGCTGCTGGAAGCGGAGACCCTTTGGAAGATTTCTGCAAGACAAACCCAGCCGACGAGGAATGCAAAGTCTATGAAGCTTGA
- the LOC108810210 gene encoding protein RGF1 INDUCIBLE TRANSCRIPTION FACTOR 1, with translation MANDDATVPPWLSPMLRANYFATCPFHGESTKSECNLFCLDCSGDAFCSYCSIHHKDHRILQIRRSSYHNVVKVNEIQKHLDISSVQTYVINSAKIVFLNERPRVRTVKATKTCQICFRSLLDCFGFCSLACKLGGIKHGDDPKLSFSLSRNSSREMFCLGVGGPAKIRKTGIIGVDDHSNTPGVITSPGTPSIHSHLTYPKQRRRKGVPCRAPF, from the exons ATGGCGAACGATGACGCAACGGTTCCGCCATGGCTATCGCCGATGCTTCGAGCTAACTACTTCGCGACTTGCCCCTTTCACGGAGAATCCACTAAGAGCGAATGCAATCTGTTTTGCTTGGACTGTTCCGGAGATGCCTTTTGCTCGTACTGTTCCATTCATCACAAAGACCATCGTATCCTCCAG ATTAGACGATCTTCGTACCATAATGTTGTGAAAGTGAATGAGATTCAGAAGCACCTTGATATCTCCTCTGTTCAGACTTACGTAATCAACAGTGCTAAAATCGTCTTCTTAAATGAGAGGCCTCGGGTTCGAACTGTGAAAGCCACTAAAACTTGCCAGATCTGTTTCCGTAGCCTCCTTGATTGTTTCGGCTTCTGTTCTCTCGCTTGCAAG CTTGGAGGTATTAAGCATGGAGACGACCCAAAACTGTCCTTCTCTCTCAGTAGGAATAGTAGCAGAGAGATGTTCTGTCTCGGAGTCGGTGGGCCCGCAAAGATCCGCAAAACAGGAATTATCGGAGTGGACGATCACAGCAACACGCCAGGTGTCATCACATCTCCAGGGACACCTTCAATTCATAGCCACCTGACTTACCCAAAGCAGAGGCGAAGAAAGGGTGTACCTTGCCGAGCTCCTTTCTAG
- the LOC108806336 gene encoding bZIP transcription factor 60, translated as MAEELGCVDFLGGDDDLFSDIDLSLFTETPIACDLIRSSPESGNSWIGDIESQLMNDEDNQNFQELDQQSVSEFLADIFADDPTSDSVDLVTGKVVPTEGFVNGKGPEGSDDAGKEKAVEKKLNDSGSENQDEAKVESEISGDDDAMAKKRTRRVRNRDAAVRSRERKKEYVTDLEKKSKYLERECIRLGRMLDCFVAENHSLRLCLQKGSGGNASMMTRQESAVLLLESLLLGSLLWYLGDIICPFLPLPQPETCFPPVEADGSENLVLSGLESNKLSNNYAGKSRRCKGSRPRMKHQVCILVA; from the exons ATGGCGGAGGAATTAGGTTGCGTTGATTTTCTAGGAGGAGATGATGATCTATTCTCCGATATCGATCTTTCACTTTTCACTGAAACTCCTATAGCTTGTGATTTGATTCGGTCTTCACCGGAGTCTGGAAACTCGTGGATCGGAGACATAGAGAGCCAACTGATGAACGACGAGGACAATCAGAACTTTCAGGAGTTGGATCAGCAATCGGTTTCGGAGTTTTTAGCGGATATATTCGCCGATGATCCCACTAGCGATTCCGTTGATTTGGTGACTGGTAAAGTTGTACCAACGGAAGGATTTGTCAACGGAAAGGGACCAGAAGGCTCCGATGATGCCGGGAAGGAGAAAGCAGTTGAGAAGAAGTTGAATGATTCTGGAAGTGAGAATCAGGATGAAGCTAAGGTGGAAAGCGAGATATCTGGAGACGATGATGCTATGGCCAAGAAACGAACAAG GAGAGTAAGAAACAGAGATGCGGCTGTGAGATcgagagagaggaagaaggaATATGTGACCGATCTTGAGAAGAAAAGTAAGTATCTCGAAAGAGAATGCATAAGACTGGGACGGATGCTTGATTGCTTTGTTGCGGAAAACCATTCTCTTCGTCTATGTTTGCAAAAGGGTAGTGGTGGAAATGCTTCCATGATGACAAGGCAGGAGTCTGCTGTGCTCTTGTTGGAATCCCTGCTGTTGGGTTCCCTGCTTTGGTATCTGGGAGACATCATTTGCCCATTCCTCCCTCTGCCCCAACCAGAGACTTGCTTCCCTCCGGTGGAAGCCGACGGGTCAGAAAATCTGGTTCTAAGCGGGCTAGAGAGTAACAAACTGTCTAATAATTATGCAGGGAAGAGTCGGAGATGTAAGGGTTCAAGGCCTCGGATGAAACACCAAGTATGTATACTTGTGGCGTGA
- the LOC130498881 gene encoding uncharacterized protein LOC130498881, producing the protein MAALSTSLSLPRNTQQLHPPSGFSLKPVARRVNVSFGLNPSKKLQFSAPRSKRILTIQSAYRDDDSSGSTGLFVGGFILGGLIVGALGCVYAPQISKAIAGADRKDLMRKLPKFIYDEEKALEKTRKVLADKIAQLNSAIDDVSSQLKSEDTPNGAALSTDEVEATA; encoded by the exons ATGGCGGCTCTTtcgacatctctctctcttcccagGAATACTCAACAACTCCACCCTCCATCTG GCTTTTCTCTGAAGCCAGTTGCTCGTCGTGTCAACGTTTCTTTCGGTCTGAATCCTTCTAAAAAGCTCCAGTTTTCTGCTCCCAGAAGCAAAAGGATCCTAACCATCCAATCAGCATACAG AGATGATGACAGTTCAGGAAGCACTGGCCTATTTGTGGGAGGGTTCATTTTGGGCGGGCTCATAGTCGGTGCTCTTGGATGTGTGTATGCACCACAG ATCAGCAAGGCTATAGCTGGAGCAGACCGAAAGGATCTCATGAGGAAATTGCCTAAGTTCATTTATGATGAGGAAAAAGCTTTGGAG AAAACTCGCAAGGTATTGGCTGACAAGATTGCTCAGCTCAACTCTGCTATCGACGATGTGTCCTCTCAGCTAAAATCAGAAGACACCCCTAATGGTGCAGCTCTAAGCACCGATGAAGTCGAGGCTACAGCCTGA